A genome region from Pseudomonas sp. S06B 330 includes the following:
- the hisI gene encoding phosphoribosyl-AMP cyclohydrolase — translation MKDWLDEINWNSDGLVPAIAQDHKTGRVLMMAWMNRESLALTAAEQRAIYWSRSRGKLWRKGEESGHVQKLHEMRLDCDADVIILMVEQLGHIACHTGRESCFYRVYQNGEWQTVDPVLKDPNAIYNAGH, via the coding sequence ATGAAAGACTGGCTGGACGAGATCAACTGGAACAGCGATGGCCTGGTACCGGCTATCGCCCAGGACCACAAAACCGGGCGCGTGCTGATGATGGCCTGGATGAACCGCGAGTCGCTGGCGCTGACCGCCGCCGAGCAGCGAGCCATCTACTGGTCGCGTTCGCGTGGCAAACTGTGGCGTAAGGGCGAAGAATCAGGGCACGTGCAAAAACTGCATGAAATGCGCCTGGACTGCGACGCCGACGTGATCATCCTGATGGTCGAGCAACTGGGGCATATTGCTTGCCATACCGGTCGTGAAAGCTGCTTCTACCGTGTTTACCAGAACGGTGAGTGGCAGACCGTCGACCCTGTCCTCAAAGACCCCAACGCCATCTACAACGCAGGACACTGA